One window of Parasegetibacter sp. NRK P23 genomic DNA carries:
- a CDS encoding Dabb family protein, whose amino-acid sequence MLAHHVLFWLKADTTEEQKAAFRKSLETLEKVESVKAFHVGTPSSIDRAVVDTSYTFSLVIFFEDMAGHDLYQVHPLHTGFLDECRAYFEKVIIYDSI is encoded by the coding sequence ATGCTCGCACACCACGTCCTTTTCTGGCTGAAAGCCGATACTACCGAAGAACAGAAAGCCGCCTTCCGCAAAAGTCTGGAGACCCTTGAAAAAGTTGAAAGCGTGAAGGCGTTCCATGTAGGCACACCTTCTTCCATCGACCGCGCCGTAGTGGATACCAGCTATACTTTTTCCCTGGTGATCTTCTTTGAAGATATGGCCGGACACGATCTTTACCAGGTGCATCCGCTGCACACCGGTTTCCTCGATGAATGCAGGGCTTATTTCGAAAAAGTAATCATCTACGATTCCATCTAA
- a CDS encoding hotdog fold thioesterase yields MIWTKPVDLEKLNNLPPNMASYIGIAFTGFTDNTLSARMPVDHRTHQPFGILHGGASVVLAETLGSVASLLLIDEQQFRAVGLEINANHLRPVKEGYVHGVCTPIHIGQKTHVWDIRISNEAGKPVCVSRLTVAIVPVYNLI; encoded by the coding sequence ATGATCTGGACAAAGCCGGTTGATCTTGAAAAGCTGAATAACCTGCCACCGAACATGGCATCTTATATCGGTATTGCGTTCACCGGCTTTACCGACAACACCCTTTCCGCCCGTATGCCCGTTGACCACCGCACGCACCAGCCTTTCGGCATCCTGCACGGCGGCGCCTCGGTTGTACTGGCGGAAACTTTGGGGAGCGTGGCCAGCCTGCTGCTTATTGATGAACAGCAGTTCCGGGCCGTTGGACTGGAAATCAACGCCAACCACCTCCGTCCCGTAAAAGAGGGATACGTTCACGGTGTTTGTACACCCATTCATATCGGGCAGAAGACCCATGTGTGGGACATCAGGATCAGCAACGAAGCCGGCAAACCCGTTTGCGTGAGTCGACTTACCGTGGCCATCGTTCCGGTGTACAATCTTATTTAA
- a CDS encoding alginate export family protein → MQDTISPGEARVDTLPGKMLSQRAAPGNKTGTAVSAGGSARLQYFYLRNEQWGDAPKDNDGFVMARFLWHGAVQWNSRLKTFVQLQSSLANGKNDMSPVDENPLDVHQAYVHYKVPLSDSLSMLLRVGRQEFSYGSQRLISVREGPNNRQAFDAANMIMQRKDLRLDAFFSYYVAARNGIFDDGFRRDTRLWGVYLVKNQVPVLKNADFYYLDICKKQAAFEDGTGMEQRHSIGTRIWNKTGNTMYDLEAVYQYGRFASKAIRAYTVSLNTAYRFNRCKYEPEIGIKTELISGDKTPGDDRLQTFNPLFPRGAYFGLAALIGPANLIDVHPYFNCVLHPTLDWGMDLDIFRRYSTRDGIYGPNVALIYPGANVAPAFIGSQLATNLEFSASNALALTWEFTWFNAGPFLRAAGNGKDIIFTAVTLQYKFSSN, encoded by the coding sequence ATGCAGGATACTATATCTCCCGGAGAAGCGCGCGTTGATACCTTACCAGGTAAGATGTTATCGCAACGTGCTGCTCCGGGTAACAAAACCGGCACCGCGGTTTCTGCCGGAGGATCAGCCAGGCTGCAATACTTCTATTTGCGCAATGAACAATGGGGCGATGCGCCCAAAGATAATGACGGCTTTGTAATGGCGCGTTTTCTATGGCATGGTGCTGTACAATGGAACAGCCGCCTTAAAACCTTCGTGCAATTGCAAAGCAGTCTTGCAAATGGAAAGAACGATATGAGTCCGGTAGATGAGAATCCGCTTGATGTGCACCAGGCTTATGTCCATTACAAAGTGCCACTATCAGACAGCCTTTCGATGCTGCTCCGTGTTGGCAGACAGGAATTTTCCTATGGCAGTCAACGGCTGATCTCTGTACGTGAAGGACCAAACAACCGGCAGGCATTCGATGCGGCCAACATGATAATGCAGCGGAAAGATCTTCGGCTCGATGCATTTTTCAGCTACTATGTGGCCGCACGGAATGGCATCTTCGACGATGGGTTTCGGCGCGATACCAGGTTGTGGGGTGTTTATCTGGTGAAAAATCAGGTTCCGGTTTTAAAGAACGCGGACTTCTATTACCTGGATATCTGTAAAAAACAGGCAGCTTTCGAAGATGGTACCGGAATGGAGCAGCGTCACTCGATAGGAACGAGAATATGGAACAAAACCGGGAACACGATGTACGACCTGGAAGCGGTTTACCAATATGGCCGGTTCGCTTCAAAAGCCATCCGGGCCTACACCGTCTCCTTGAATACAGCTTATCGTTTCAACAGGTGTAAATACGAACCTGAGATCGGTATAAAAACGGAACTCATCTCCGGCGATAAAACACCGGGCGACGACCGGCTGCAAACCTTCAACCCGCTTTTTCCAAGAGGCGCCTATTTCGGCCTGGCTGCATTGATCGGTCCGGCCAATCTTATAGATGTTCATCCTTATTTTAATTGCGTCCTTCATCCAACCCTCGACTGGGGGATGGACCTGGATATCTTCAGGAGGTATTCCACCCGCGATGGTATTTACGGTCCCAACGTGGCCCTTATCTACCCGGGCGCCAACGTTGCACCCGCTTTCATTGGAAGCCAGCTCGCCACAAACCTGGAATTCAGCGCCAGTAATGCGCTAGCGCTCACCTGGGAGTTCACCTGGTTCAATGCGGGCCCATTTCTCCGCGCAGCGGGGAATGGAAAAGATATTATTTTTACAGCCGTCACACTTCAATATAAATTTTCATCAAACTAA
- a CDS encoding Gfo/Idh/MocA family oxidoreductase: METMNAGLIEFNQPTDPYLIDESGSFNGYHVKKVMLKEETAALTKEKFSGAELVHNTSDILEDESIHLVIVSAPDEADMSLVGKALQAGKQVRIL; the protein is encoded by the coding sequence ATGGAAACAATGAATGCAGGGCTGATTGAGTTTAATCAACCAACAGATCCATATCTGATCGATGAAAGCGGTAGTTTCAACGGGTATCATGTTAAAAAAGTGATGCTGAAAGAAGAGACCGCCGCGCTTACAAAAGAGAAATTTTCAGGCGCCGAACTGGTGCACAATACAAGCGATATCCTGGAGGATGAGTCTATTCACCTCGTGATCGTTTCCGCTCCCGATGAAGCCGATATGAGCCTGGTAGGAAAAGCGCTTCAGGCCGGGAAGCAGGTTCGGATCTTATAA
- a CDS encoding DUF2809 domain-containing protein gives MKAYFRFSIPYLLLTILLFTIEVLIAKYLHDQVIRPYVGDVLVVILIYCFVRSFFRFPVLPTAIATLLFAFLIETLQYFDIVHLLGLGKYYLARVVIGTSFEWIDLAAYTLGTLIVLGAEKVRS, from the coding sequence ATGAAAGCATATTTCCGTTTCAGTATTCCATACCTCCTCCTCACCATTCTTTTGTTCACCATTGAAGTGCTGATCGCAAAATACCTCCACGACCAGGTCATAAGGCCCTATGTTGGCGATGTACTGGTAGTAATACTGATCTATTGTTTTGTACGAAGCTTTTTTCGCTTCCCGGTATTGCCCACAGCCATCGCTACGCTGCTGTTCGCCTTCCTGATCGAAACACTGCAGTATTTCGATATTGTTCATCTGCTCGGACTCGGGAAATATTACCTGGCAAGAGTTGTAATAGGTACTTCATTTGAATGGATAGACCTCGCAGCCTACACGCTCGGCACCCTGATTGTATTGGGTGCGGAGAAGGTAAGAAGTTAG
- a CDS encoding Dps family protein, with the protein MQTGIGISEEDRSKTAQELCVFLADEFVLYTKTRHAHWNVEGSDFYEKHKFFESQYEELDEMIDDVAERIRALGHYAPASLKTFLELTHLTELSREKNDGAGFVKALLADHESIIIRMREKINLISNDYKDAGTGDFITGLMETHEKMAWMLRVQLR; encoded by the coding sequence ATGCAAACAGGAATTGGCATCAGCGAAGAAGATCGCTCGAAAACCGCTCAGGAACTATGTGTTTTTCTGGCGGATGAATTCGTTTTGTACACCAAAACCCGACACGCGCACTGGAACGTGGAAGGAAGCGATTTTTACGAAAAACACAAATTCTTCGAATCGCAATACGAAGAACTGGATGAAATGATAGATGATGTTGCGGAACGCATCCGCGCACTTGGCCATTATGCGCCTGCTTCACTAAAAACTTTCCTCGAACTAACGCACCTCACCGAATTGAGCCGGGAAAAGAACGACGGCGCTGGTTTCGTAAAAGCTTTACTCGCCGACCACGAAAGCATCATCATCCGGATGCGGGAAAAGATCAATCTGATCAGCAACGATTACAAAGATGCGGGTACAGGCGATTTTATTACGGGACTGATGGAAACGCACGAAAAAATGGCGTGGATGCTGCGGGTGCAGTTGAGGTGA
- a CDS encoding alkylphosphonate utilization protein, with protein MNTSITAPLKERCQGTCELCTVEPAAIAFAVSPKNNDYIENEVALCTTCLAMMDNKDAAQHWQCLAGSIWNPEPAVQALSYRILYANKEQDWAADIMNGVEPDDAVLNWALSAFETVEVHKDSNGTPLSNGDTVVLTQVLNVKGTNFMAPKGTIVRKIRLVQDNPEHIEGKINEQTIVILTKYVRKS; from the coding sequence ATGAATACCAGCATCACCGCACCATTGAAAGAACGTTGCCAGGGCACCTGTGAATTGTGTACCGTGGAACCGGCGGCTATCGCCTTTGCCGTGAGCCCTAAAAACAACGACTACATCGAAAACGAAGTGGCGTTGTGTACCACCTGCCTGGCCATGATGGACAACAAAGATGCGGCGCAGCACTGGCAATGCCTTGCGGGAAGCATCTGGAACCCGGAACCCGCTGTGCAGGCCCTGAGCTACAGGATACTGTACGCCAACAAAGAACAGGATTGGGCCGCCGATATTATGAATGGGGTTGAACCGGATGATGCCGTGCTGAACTGGGCCCTGAGCGCTTTTGAAACCGTAGAAGTCCATAAAGACAGCAACGGAACGCCGCTCAGCAACGGCGATACCGTGGTGCTCACCCAGGTGCTGAACGTGAAAGGAACGAACTTCATGGCACCGAAGGGCACGATCGTAAGAAAGATCAGGCTGGTGCAGGATAATCCGGAACATATTGAAGGAAAAATCAATGAACAGACGATCGTGATATTGACGAAGTATGTAAGGAAGTCGTGA
- a CDS encoding LacI family DNA-binding transcriptional regulator: MQKKTSLKDIAQLVGVSTALVSYVLNNRKEGRISREVAQKIRAAAAALNYRPNQAARSLRSSKTLTIGLIVADIANPFSASLARIIEDEADLQGYTVIFGSSDEHPEKFNKLLEALLNRQVDGLILSPPENSANALQALVEQNTPFVLLDRYFSNITADTICLDNHAATNAAVQHLLLQHKTRIGMIAYRTTLEHLQDRKNGYIDGLKTADIPFNPSLLKEIDIVVTEEAVEQAMNELLQLQEPPEAIICASNVIATKALKLLRSKHRNTSSLPEIVGFDETDLFHFVDPPLTYIRQPLVDMGRKATHLLLEQMNGRSERTRIFLKGELITG; this comes from the coding sequence ATGCAGAAAAAAACCTCCTTAAAAGATATTGCTCAACTGGTGGGTGTTTCCACCGCGCTCGTATCTTATGTATTGAACAACAGGAAGGAAGGGCGGATAAGCCGTGAAGTGGCGCAGAAAATAAGAGCGGCCGCGGCTGCCCTGAATTACCGACCCAACCAGGCGGCCAGGAGTTTGAGAAGCAGCAAAACACTTACCATCGGGCTGATCGTGGCGGATATCGCCAACCCCTTCTCCGCATCGCTGGCACGCATCATTGAAGACGAAGCGGACCTCCAGGGCTACACGGTGATCTTCGGTAGTTCCGATGAGCACCCTGAAAAATTCAACAAGCTGCTCGAGGCGTTACTCAACAGGCAGGTAGACGGACTTATTCTTTCCCCGCCGGAAAACTCAGCAAACGCCTTGCAGGCACTTGTGGAACAGAATACCCCATTCGTATTGCTGGACCGCTATTTTTCCAACATCACAGCCGATACCATCTGCCTCGATAACCACGCAGCCACCAATGCCGCAGTGCAACACCTGCTGCTACAACACAAAACCCGCATTGGCATGATCGCTTACCGCACCACGCTGGAACACCTGCAGGACCGTAAGAACGGGTACATTGACGGACTGAAAACCGCCGACATCCCTTTCAACCCATCTTTGCTGAAGGAGATCGATATTGTTGTGACGGAAGAAGCGGTGGAACAGGCGATGAACGAACTGCTGCAATTACAGGAACCACCGGAAGCCATTATCTGCGCCTCCAACGTCATCGCCACCAAAGCGCTGAAGTTGTTGCGATCGAAGCACCGTAACACTTCTTCCCTACCCGAAATTGTGGGCTTCGATGAAACGGACCTCTTTCATTTCGTGGATCCGCCACTTACCTACATCAGGCAACCGTTGGTGGATATGGGCAGAAAGGCCACCCACCTGCTGCTGGAGCAAATGAATGGCCGTTCAGAAAGAACGCGTATTTTCTTAAAAGGAGAGTTAATAACAGGATAG
- a CDS encoding amidohydrolase, which translates to MNRCFFFVLFVMCSIASFAQRKADIILYNGKVHTGDEAIPLAEAIAVNGNRISKVGSNKDVLRLKGNGTKMIDAKGHTVIPGLFDSHLHVIRGGRFYNTELRWDGVKSLKRALQMLKEQAERTPSGQWVRVVGGWNEFQFEEKRLPTIEEINAATGNTPAFILYLYGKAWLNKAGLKQIGITGATANPKGGLIEKDSEGNPTGLLVAEPNAFILYSTLAKLPELTTEEKINSTLQYMAELNRLGVTAVMDAGGGFQNFPDDYGITDSLNTVGKITVRLPYFLFAQKAGSELADFTRWTNMVDIDVHHANGINEIDYHVQGGGENLVADAADFENFLFPRPELPASLEASLKPVIRMLVQRRWPFRLHATYNESISRDLDVIEAVNSEIPLNGLVWFFDHAETVSEENMRRIKALGGGIAIQHRMAYQGEHFIRRYGAEAARNAPPVKKMLELGIPVALGTDGTRVASYNPWVALYWITTGKTIGGAQVMGIENTLDRNAALSLLTFGGYALLKETNKGKIKEGFFADISLLDRDYFSVPDQELLSITSKLTIVDGKPVYGSAEFSGFAPPKLLVIPAWSPVKYYGGYQ; encoded by the coding sequence ATGAACCGGTGTTTCTTTTTTGTACTCTTTGTAATGTGTAGTATTGCTTCCTTCGCGCAGCGAAAAGCCGATATCATCCTTTATAATGGAAAGGTGCATACGGGCGATGAAGCCATTCCGCTGGCCGAGGCCATTGCGGTGAATGGGAACAGGATCAGCAAGGTAGGCAGCAACAAAGATGTGCTGCGGCTGAAAGGCAACGGCACAAAAATGATTGATGCGAAAGGACATACCGTGATTCCCGGCCTGTTCGATAGTCATCTCCATGTGATCAGGGGAGGCAGATTCTACAACACCGAATTAAGGTGGGATGGCGTGAAATCACTGAAGCGCGCCCTGCAAATGCTGAAAGAGCAAGCCGAAAGAACACCCAGCGGACAATGGGTGCGCGTAGTAGGGGGATGGAACGAGTTCCAGTTTGAAGAAAAAAGACTGCCCACCATAGAAGAGATCAATGCGGCTACCGGAAATACACCCGCTTTCATTTTATACCTGTACGGAAAAGCATGGCTGAACAAAGCCGGATTAAAGCAAATCGGCATAACAGGAGCAACCGCGAATCCCAAAGGCGGACTCATTGAAAAAGACAGCGAAGGCAATCCTACAGGTTTGCTGGTGGCCGAGCCGAACGCGTTCATCCTTTATTCCACACTGGCAAAGTTGCCCGAACTGACTACGGAGGAAAAAATAAATTCCACCCTGCAATACATGGCCGAACTTAACCGGCTTGGGGTAACGGCGGTAATGGATGCCGGCGGCGGGTTTCAGAATTTTCCTGACGATTATGGTATTACAGATTCACTGAACACAGTTGGTAAAATCACCGTTCGGCTCCCGTATTTTCTTTTCGCCCAGAAAGCTGGTTCGGAACTGGCCGACTTCACCCGCTGGACAAATATGGTAGACATAGATGTGCACCATGCCAATGGCATCAACGAAATTGATTACCATGTGCAGGGCGGCGGAGAGAACCTGGTGGCCGATGCGGCCGATTTTGAAAACTTTCTTTTTCCGCGGCCCGAGCTTCCTGCTTCACTCGAAGCCAGTCTGAAACCCGTAATACGTATGCTGGTACAGCGGCGATGGCCCTTTCGTCTCCACGCCACGTACAACGAAAGCATCTCCCGCGACCTGGATGTGATTGAAGCCGTGAACAGCGAAATACCGCTGAACGGTCTGGTATGGTTCTTCGATCATGCGGAAACCGTCAGCGAAGAAAATATGCGACGCATCAAAGCGCTGGGCGGCGGTATCGCCATACAACACCGGATGGCCTACCAGGGTGAACATTTTATCAGGAGATATGGGGCGGAAGCCGCGCGGAATGCGCCACCTGTAAAAAAAATGCTGGAGTTGGGTATACCCGTTGCCCTGGGAACAGATGGCACCCGCGTGGCCAGCTACAATCCCTGGGTGGCGCTCTATTGGATCACTACAGGAAAGACGATTGGTGGAGCACAGGTGATGGGAATAGAAAATACGCTGGATAGAAACGCAGCGTTATCGCTCCTTACCTTCGGCGGTTATGCATTGCTGAAAGAAACGAATAAAGGAAAGATAAAGGAGGGTTTTTTCGCTGACATCTCGCTGCTGGACAGAGACTATTTCTCGGTGCCTGACCAGGAGTTGTTGTCCATTACTTCAAAGCTTACCATCGTCGATGGAAAACCAGTGTACGGCAGTGCGGAATTCAGTGGTTTTGCACCACCGAAACTGCTGGTAATCCCTGCGTGGAGCCCGGTTAAATACTATGGTGGTTACCAGTAA